In one Bacillus thuringiensis genomic region, the following are encoded:
- a CDS encoding DUF402 domain-containing protein, translating to MKRKYGDGSSWKRLIEKGYTVKQVEEGMLGILDIKKVRKPSCKEYDGEELCIAADQYMWIQYFIDGKNFAITAMLDDQKKLVQYYIDVAKEYKIDDRGLPYFDDLYLDVVLLSSGKVYVLDEEELEDAYKSGDVTKEEYELAWYTTKWILAAIKNSEFYWISILEEEIEKLK from the coding sequence ATGAAACGTAAATATGGTGACGGTTCTTCGTGGAAGAGGCTAATAGAGAAGGGTTATACGGTTAAGCAAGTGGAAGAGGGGATGCTCGGAATACTGGATATAAAAAAGGTGAGGAAGCCTAGTTGTAAAGAATATGATGGTGAAGAACTTTGTATTGCAGCGGATCAGTATATGTGGATTCAATATTTCATAGACGGGAAAAACTTTGCGATTACCGCTATGTTAGATGATCAGAAAAAATTAGTGCAATATTATATCGATGTGGCGAAAGAATATAAAATAGACGATCGTGGTTTACCTTATTTTGATGATTTATATTTAGATGTAGTATTATTATCTAGCGGTAAGGTGTATGTATTAGATGAAGAGGAGCTAGAGGATGCTTATAAAAGTGGCGATGTCACGAAGGAAGAGTATGAGTTAGCTTGGTACACTACGAAATGGATATTAGCTGCAATAAAAAATAGTGAATTTTATTGGATTTCAATATTAGAAGAAGAAATCGAAAAGTTAAAATGA
- a CDS encoding Na+/H+ antiporter NhaC family protein has product MKETRGNGLALLPLGIFLALFIGSGIITGDFYKLPILVAISIAVGVALVMNRKESFNVKVERFAKGAGNPDIMIMVLIFVLAGAFSETAKGMGGVDSTVNLALTILPPGFIIAGIFVIAAFISLAMGTSMGTIAALAPIAVGISGQTDISIALAMATVVGGAMFGDNLSFISDTTIAAVRSQGTEMKDKFKTNFLIVLPAAIITIVLLVIVTSGSDTQVKAHSFDWIKILPYAGVLITALLGWNVLIVLTGGTVLSGVIGLIDGSYTLESFFKSVTTGMGGMMELVLLAILIGGMVELIQYNGGIQYLMNVLTRNIRSKKGAEFGIAGLVSMTNMCTANNTISIIFTGPLAKNIADQYEIDPRKSASVLDLFSCCVQGLIPYGAQMLTAAGFAALSPVELLPYAFYPILVGVCGIVSILIGFPRFSKVAEKKKYHKTA; this is encoded by the coding sequence TTGAAAGAAACGAGAGGAAATGGTTTAGCTTTATTACCACTTGGGATATTTTTGGCGCTATTTATTGGTTCTGGAATTATTACAGGTGATTTCTATAAATTGCCGATACTTGTAGCGATTTCAATTGCTGTAGGAGTCGCTTTAGTGATGAATCGTAAAGAAAGTTTTAATGTGAAAGTCGAGCGGTTCGCTAAAGGTGCAGGAAATCCGGATATTATGATTATGGTATTAATTTTTGTGCTTGCAGGTGCATTTTCTGAAACTGCTAAAGGAATGGGCGGAGTAGACTCAACTGTTAATTTAGCGTTAACTATTTTACCGCCAGGATTTATCATAGCTGGAATCTTTGTTATTGCTGCGTTTATTTCATTAGCGATGGGAACTTCAATGGGAACAATTGCAGCATTAGCACCGATTGCTGTAGGTATTAGTGGTCAAACTGATATCTCAATTGCGCTTGCGATGGCTACTGTTGTTGGCGGAGCGATGTTTGGTGATAATTTATCATTTATTTCAGATACAACAATCGCAGCTGTTCGTTCACAAGGAACAGAAATGAAAGATAAGTTTAAAACGAACTTTTTAATTGTATTACCAGCAGCTATTATCACAATTGTACTATTAGTAATAGTTACTTCAGGAAGTGATACGCAGGTTAAAGCGCATAGCTTTGATTGGATAAAGATTTTACCGTATGCAGGAGTACTTATTACAGCGCTACTTGGCTGGAATGTACTTATTGTATTAACTGGTGGAACTGTACTATCTGGTGTTATCGGTCTTATAGATGGAAGTTACACGTTAGAAAGTTTCTTTAAAAGTGTAACGACTGGAATGGGCGGTATGATGGAGTTAGTATTACTTGCTATATTAATTGGCGGTATGGTTGAATTAATCCAATATAATGGTGGTATTCAATATTTAATGAATGTATTAACACGTAATATTCGTTCGAAAAAAGGAGCGGAATTTGGTATTGCTGGTTTAGTGAGTATGACAAATATGTGTACAGCGAATAATACGATTTCAATTATCTTTACAGGCCCGCTTGCAAAAAATATTGCAGATCAATATGAAATAGACCCTCGTAAATCAGCGAGTGTATTAGATCTTTTCTCATGTTGTGTGCAAGGATTAATTCCGTACGGTGCCCAAATGTTAACGGCAGCAGGATTTGCAGCGTTATCTCCAGTTGAATTGTTACCATATGCATTTTATCCAATCTTAGTTGGAGTATGTGGGATTGTTTCTATTTTAATTGGGTTTCCAAGGTTTTCGAAAGTAGCTGAGAAAAAAAAGTATCATAAAACAGCTTAA
- a CDS encoding PspA/IM30 family protein, with the protein MKQSLFGRVRDAILADFHNVLDEKERKNPIAMLNQYLRDSEREITKIEKLIERHKTLKSNFARELEQARYFVNKRSKQAIIAQEAGELQLHERALEEVAYYEGQVTRLEEMYAGVVEQIDELERRLSEMKNKLKEMHAKRMELMARENMAHANRRMNTAMHKMDENNPFLRFEEIEDHIRDLETRMNEEHERDTFDMKIAKLEREMKEKNDISLTKELTK; encoded by the coding sequence ATGAAACAATCTTTATTCGGACGTGTACGCGATGCAATTTTAGCTGATTTTCATAACGTGTTAGATGAGAAGGAAAGAAAAAATCCAATTGCGATGTTAAACCAATATTTACGTGATAGTGAGCGCGAAATAACAAAAATTGAGAAGTTAATTGAGCGTCATAAAACATTAAAATCTAACTTTGCTCGTGAGCTTGAGCAAGCGCGTTATTTCGTTAATAAAAGATCAAAGCAAGCTATCATTGCTCAAGAAGCAGGCGAATTGCAATTGCATGAACGTGCTTTAGAAGAGGTAGCTTATTATGAAGGGCAAGTAACTCGATTAGAAGAAATGTATGCAGGTGTTGTAGAGCAAATTGATGAGTTAGAGCGTCGTCTTTCTGAAATGAAAAATAAGTTAAAAGAAATGCACGCAAAGCGTATGGAACTAATGGCACGTGAAAATATGGCACATGCAAATCGTCGTATGAATACTGCGATGCATAAAATGGATGAAAATAATCCGTTCTTACGATTTGAAGAAATTGAAGATCACATTCGTGACTTAGAAACTCGTATGAATGAAGAGCATGAGCGTGACACATTTGATATGAAAATTGCAAAACTTGAGCGTGAAATGAAAGAAAAGAATGATATATCGTTAACGAAAGAGTTAACAAAATAA
- the liaF gene encoding cell wall-active antibiotics response protein LiaF produces the protein MKKHFSKTQLMGMLLIIFGFGLFLDMILGHFEPGGLIFAFIMLMFGRHYRKKNRYVRGNVFLFVGGIVFLFFLFSSAAFVLVVFACLALIGYQLIQQGHQQKAMKVEIKEKGIIDEEKQIYRTEPYLKNMFVGNVRMMDHIYELEDINVQYGACDVEIDLTTAMIPEGETVIVIRGVVGNIRLYVPYDIELSLNHSVIVGRVLLPGHEETGFNRNVTFRTEQYKEAPRRIKIISSLVVGDTEVRKV, from the coding sequence ATGAAGAAACATTTTTCAAAGACACAATTAATGGGAATGCTCCTCATCATATTTGGATTCGGTCTTTTTCTTGATATGATACTTGGACATTTTGAACCAGGTGGTCTCATTTTTGCATTTATTATGCTTATGTTTGGAAGGCATTATCGTAAAAAGAATCGTTATGTACGGGGAAATGTATTTTTATTTGTTGGTGGTATCGTATTTTTATTTTTCTTATTTTCATCAGCAGCATTTGTTCTTGTCGTATTTGCTTGTTTAGCTTTAATTGGTTATCAATTGATTCAACAAGGACATCAGCAAAAAGCAATGAAGGTTGAAATTAAAGAAAAAGGGATTATAGACGAAGAGAAGCAAATATATCGTACAGAACCATATTTGAAAAATATGTTTGTAGGCAATGTAAGAATGATGGATCATATTTATGAACTTGAGGATATTAATGTTCAATATGGTGCTTGTGATGTGGAAATAGATTTAACAACTGCTATGATTCCAGAAGGGGAAACGGTAATTGTTATTCGGGGTGTCGTTGGTAATATTCGTTTATATGTGCCGTATGATATTGAATTGTCTCTAAATCATTCTGTTATTGTCGGACGTGTGCTCTTGCCAGGTCATGAGGAGACAGGGTTTAACCGCAATGTTACATTTAGAACAGAGCAGTATAAAGAGGCTCCTCGTCGTATAAAAATTATTTCTTCGCTTGTCGTAGGCGATACGGAAGTGAGGAAAGTATAA
- a CDS encoding sensor histidine kinase — translation MKKQKNISWMYIRYSMLSSVSIALICTIVYVWKSKQQVYDLLWKESIASVPIGLFIMTTSLLIGGIVGYAIGYYIEQRIQGLNTFLFEVERGNFPSDVSFTADDEFHEVERKVIVLARRLEEQAGLFQKVTNERAHWNEEMRQEAISQERHRLARELHDSVSQQLFAMSMMMSAINEQVAEFPETTKKQLQLVENMVVNAQSEMRALLLHLRPVQLEGKKLTEGIEELLTELSRKQHMKIEWLIEPIQLKKGVEDHLFRIVQEALSNTLRHAKAKKTEVRLRKIDQYAILKIIDDGVGFKVGVNKAGSYGLRSMQERVHEIGGTLKVLSFPNKGTQIEVKVPIMIERGGES, via the coding sequence ATGAAGAAACAAAAAAATATTTCGTGGATGTATATTCGTTATTCTATGTTGTCCTCAGTTAGTATCGCACTCATTTGTACAATTGTATATGTATGGAAAAGCAAGCAACAAGTATATGATTTATTATGGAAGGAATCCATCGCTTCTGTTCCAATTGGCTTGTTTATTATGACTACAAGTTTACTTATCGGAGGAATTGTAGGATATGCAATCGGTTACTATATAGAGCAGCGTATACAAGGATTAAATACGTTTCTATTTGAAGTAGAGCGAGGGAATTTTCCGAGTGATGTTTCGTTTACTGCAGATGATGAATTTCATGAAGTGGAACGAAAAGTAATCGTTCTGGCTCGCCGATTAGAGGAGCAAGCTGGACTCTTTCAAAAAGTAACGAATGAACGAGCTCATTGGAATGAAGAGATGAGACAAGAAGCAATTTCTCAAGAAAGGCATCGATTGGCGAGGGAGCTGCATGATTCTGTCAGTCAGCAGCTTTTTGCAATGTCGATGATGATGTCGGCTATTAATGAACAAGTAGCTGAATTTCCAGAAACGACGAAAAAGCAGTTGCAACTCGTTGAAAATATGGTCGTAAATGCACAATCAGAAATGAGAGCATTGCTTCTTCATTTACGCCCAGTACAGTTAGAAGGTAAAAAACTAACAGAGGGTATAGAAGAATTATTAACAGAACTGTCTAGAAAGCAACATATGAAAATTGAATGGTTAATTGAACCGATTCAATTAAAAAAAGGTGTAGAAGATCACTTATTCCGTATTGTGCAAGAGGCGCTGTCTAATACTTTACGGCATGCGAAGGCAAAGAAAACGGAAGTGCGCCTTCGAAAAATTGATCAATATGCGATTTTAAAAATCATTGATGACGGCGTTGGGTTTAAAGTAGGGGTTAATAAGGCTGGTTCATATGGTCTAAGATCGATGCAAGAGCGTGTTCATGAAATTGGTGGTACATTAAAAGTGCTTAGTTTTCCAAATAAAGGTACACAGATAGAAGTGAAAGTACCCATTATGATTGAGAGAGGGGGAGAATCATGA
- a CDS encoding response regulator: MIKVLLVDDHEMVRMGVSAYLSTQPDIEVVGEAENGRKGSELALQLRPDIILMDLVMDEMDGVEATRAIIQEWPEAKIVVVTSFLDDEKLYPVIEAGATSYLLKTSRASDIADAVRATYDGETVLEPKVTGKMMSRMRQKKEQPLHEELTERESEILLLIAEGKSNQEIADELFIALKTVKTHVSNILNKLNVSDRTQAVIYAFRHQLTK; this comes from the coding sequence ATGATAAAAGTATTACTAGTGGATGATCATGAAATGGTTCGAATGGGTGTATCTGCATATTTATCAACGCAGCCAGATATTGAAGTAGTTGGAGAAGCTGAAAATGGAAGAAAAGGTTCAGAGTTAGCTTTGCAATTAAGACCGGATATTATTTTGATGGACCTTGTCATGGACGAGATGGATGGTGTCGAAGCAACACGTGCTATTATTCAAGAATGGCCAGAAGCAAAAATTGTAGTTGTAACAAGTTTTTTAGATGACGAAAAATTGTATCCTGTTATTGAGGCTGGGGCGACCAGTTACTTGTTAAAAACATCAAGAGCAAGTGATATTGCAGATGCTGTACGAGCTACTTATGATGGAGAAACAGTATTAGAGCCGAAAGTTACCGGGAAAATGATGTCGCGTATGCGTCAAAAGAAAGAGCAACCTTTGCATGAGGAGTTAACAGAAAGAGAGTCAGAAATTTTGTTATTAATTGCAGAGGGGAAAAGTAATCAAGAGATTGCAGATGAGTTGTTTATTGCGCTCAAAACAGTAAAGACACATGTGAGTAATATATTGAATAAGCTAAATGTAAGTGATCGGACACAGGCGGTTATTTATGCGTTTAGACATCAATTGACGAAATGA
- a CDS encoding DUF3922 domain-containing protein — MLLLTSIYVSVIIRLLTVHTKGRMYMLVQTIFGMDKSKKLGDYVNVLQALCEQYNVETDKIAIIEATEEYYLFLIKQEDCYDVVKVETVDTNIDYYTRAYKISSFNHTASQM; from the coding sequence ATCTTATTATTGACGTCAATATATGTAAGCGTTATCATTAGGTTGTTAACAGTACATACAAAGGGGAGAATGTATATGTTAGTTCAAACTATATTTGGCATGGATAAGTCTAAAAAATTAGGGGATTATGTGAACGTATTACAAGCGCTTTGTGAACAATATAATGTTGAAACAGATAAAATTGCAATTATTGAGGCGACAGAAGAGTACTATTTATTTTTAATAAAGCAAGAAGATTGCTACGATGTTGTCAAAGTAGAAACAGTGGATACAAATATCGATTATTATACGAGAGCGTATAAAATAAGTAGTTTTAATCATACTGCTTCTCAAATGTAA
- the brnQ3 gene encoding branched-chain amino acid transport system II carrier protein BrnQ3 yields MNTVSKKHIFFTGLMLFSLFFGAGNLIFPPMLGQNAGENFWPAMIGFLLTGVGLPLLTVIAISLSGNGMQQLASHVHPLFGIFFTVVVYIAIGPSMGIPRVANVAYEMGVSSFLPETIRSSSLVLFVYTIIFFTIVFWLSLNPSKLVDRIGNILTPILLLSIFLLFVKSVFTPLGQSGPAMQEYQTSPIFKGFMEGYLTMDTISALAFGIIVVNAIRSKGVNNRKSIAIATAKAGLIAATGLVLVYGALGWLGATSVSLGYAKNGGQLLTVIVQQLFGPYGLLLLSLIVTLACLTTCVGLVSACSQYFSTLLTTFSYKMFASIICALGLLVANLGLTKIIAISVPILLVVYPIAIVLVLLSLLHKYFGGYRSVYVGALIGAAIVSVFDGLKQGGISVSFITSYFEFIPLYNEGIGWLVPALAGSLIGLTIAKLSGAKKVPLLTESHEVKAS; encoded by the coding sequence ATGAACACTGTATCAAAAAAACATATTTTTTTCACGGGTCTTATGCTATTTTCTTTATTTTTTGGGGCAGGTAATTTAATTTTCCCTCCCATGCTTGGGCAAAACGCAGGTGAAAACTTTTGGCCAGCAATGATTGGATTTTTACTAACAGGAGTTGGCTTACCACTACTTACTGTTATCGCAATTTCTCTATCAGGAAATGGAATGCAGCAACTTGCAAGTCATGTTCATCCATTATTCGGAATTTTCTTTACGGTAGTTGTATATATTGCCATCGGTCCATCCATGGGCATCCCACGTGTTGCAAATGTCGCTTATGAAATGGGTGTTAGTTCTTTCTTACCAGAAACAATCCGCTCTAGCAGCCTAGTGCTATTTGTATATACAATCATCTTCTTTACTATCGTATTTTGGCTGAGTTTGAATCCATCTAAACTTGTTGATCGTATTGGAAATATATTAACACCTATTTTATTACTCTCAATTTTCTTATTGTTTGTTAAAAGTGTATTCACACCACTTGGGCAATCAGGACCAGCAATGCAAGAGTATCAAACTTCTCCAATCTTCAAAGGATTTATGGAAGGCTACTTAACAATGGACACCATTTCAGCACTTGCATTCGGAATTATCGTTGTAAATGCAATTCGCTCTAAAGGTGTGAATAATCGTAAGTCCATTGCCATCGCCACAGCAAAAGCAGGGCTTATTGCCGCTACAGGGCTCGTACTTGTATATGGTGCACTCGGCTGGCTCGGGGCAACTAGCGTCTCTCTCGGATATGCAAAAAATGGTGGACAGTTACTTACTGTTATCGTACAACAATTATTCGGTCCGTACGGTTTGCTTCTATTATCTCTTATCGTTACACTCGCTTGCCTAACGACATGTGTTGGACTCGTATCTGCATGCAGCCAATATTTTTCAACGTTATTAACTACATTTTCATACAAAATGTTCGCAAGTATCATTTGTGCTTTAGGGTTACTAGTTGCCAACTTAGGTTTAACAAAAATCATTGCCATCTCTGTTCCAATTCTACTTGTTGTGTATCCAATTGCGATTGTACTCGTACTACTATCATTACTTCATAAATACTTCGGTGGATATCGCTCCGTTTATGTAGGCGCTTTGATTGGAGCAGCAATCGTAAGCGTATTTGATGGATTAAAACAAGGTGGTATTTCCGTTTCATTTATCACATCATATTTTGAATTTATCCCTTTATATAATGAAGGAATAGGCTGGCTAGTACCTGCATTAGCTGGATCTCTTATCGGCCTTACAATCGCTAAGCTAAGTGGTGCGAAAAAAGTCCCCTTGCTAACCGAATCTCATGAAGTAAAAGCATCCTAA
- a CDS encoding class I SAM-dependent methyltransferase codes for MSINFHDENNKYTYATRNAHISWAEMVKNITEIQNKQIIDIGCGGGIYTKELALMGAKNVVGLDFSKEILQAAKENCNKFPNISFVHSDAHNLPYLNETFDIVISRAVIHHLQDIPTFLREASRILNKNGVLILQDRTIEDCTIPGSPEHIRGYFFSLFPKLIEIESKRRPKTNTIQTELQKHSLHVLPTQTQWEIRKIHDSVEALLQDLSPRTGRSILYELTDDELSQLLHHIQTALQNVSPIIERDRWTIWSAMKL; via the coding sequence ATGTCCATTAATTTTCATGATGAAAATAATAAGTACACATATGCAACAAGAAACGCTCATATTTCTTGGGCTGAAATGGTAAAAAACATTACAGAAATACAAAACAAGCAAATAATTGATATCGGCTGTGGTGGCGGAATTTATACGAAAGAACTCGCTCTTATGGGAGCAAAAAATGTTGTGGGACTTGATTTTTCAAAAGAAATATTACAAGCTGCAAAAGAAAATTGTAACAAATTTCCAAACATTTCATTCGTCCACAGTGATGCACATAATCTCCCATACCTTAATGAAACATTCGACATAGTTATTTCTCGCGCAGTTATTCATCATTTACAAGACATTCCTACATTTTTACGTGAAGCTTCTCGTATATTAAATAAAAACGGTGTACTTATTTTACAAGATCGAACAATTGAAGATTGTACAATTCCAGGAAGTCCCGAACACATTCGCGGATATTTTTTCTCTCTATTTCCAAAACTTATTGAAATAGAGTCAAAAAGACGTCCAAAAACCAACACTATACAGACAGAATTACAAAAACATTCTCTTCATGTACTTCCCACACAAACACAATGGGAAATACGCAAAATACATGATTCTGTAGAAGCATTATTGCAAGATTTATCTCCTCGAACAGGTCGATCCATTCTATATGAGTTAACAGATGATGAACTTTCTCAACTTCTACATCATATACAGACCGCATTACAAAACGTCTCTCCTATTATTGAAAGAGATCGATGGACAATTTGGAGCGCGATGAAGTTGTAA
- a CDS encoding site-2 protease family protein has product MKNNKKGLWGIIVAIGLFLLSKLKWVFAFLKLAKFSTVFSMFLSLGAYAVLYGWKFGVALIYLLFVHEMGHLWAAKRKGIPTSPAIFIPFMGALIGMKEMPKNAKDEAYIAYMGPLFGLLSFLPAIPLYIMTKEPFWALVILLGSMINFFNLIPVSPLDGGRIISVVSTKIWGAGLILLLGYSIYFKSILGGFIVIIGCMELYRVIKRDEPIKELGHKIDGMKEYVTRLEEELKETGAVHRTIYVMHHEMHALRQREREKELQIGELQKMEVLEYLLPKFEPLDYVPYEDEKDEYTIHIREAFEASERKLNEWKTEKEQQENYYKVDVKTKWTVFACYIGLMAILGYTAYEGYIVLQDYLPTRNV; this is encoded by the coding sequence ATGAAAAATAATAAAAAAGGATTATGGGGAATTATTGTTGCGATAGGTCTATTTTTACTGTCTAAGTTAAAGTGGGTATTTGCATTTTTAAAATTAGCAAAGTTTTCAACGGTATTTAGTATGTTTCTATCGCTTGGCGCATACGCAGTTCTATATGGTTGGAAATTTGGAGTAGCGCTCATTTATTTGTTGTTTGTGCATGAAATGGGCCATTTATGGGCTGCCAAAAGAAAGGGGATTCCAACATCGCCAGCAATCTTTATTCCATTTATGGGGGCCCTTATTGGAATGAAAGAGATGCCGAAAAATGCGAAAGATGAAGCTTACATTGCCTATATGGGTCCGCTTTTCGGACTTCTGTCATTTTTACCAGCGATACCGCTTTATATAATGACGAAAGAGCCATTTTGGGCGCTTGTTATTTTGCTTGGAAGTATGATTAATTTCTTTAATTTAATTCCCGTTTCGCCGCTAGATGGTGGGAGAATTATTTCAGTTGTCAGTACTAAAATTTGGGGAGCAGGCCTTATTTTATTACTTGGCTATTCAATTTACTTTAAAAGTATTTTGGGAGGATTTATTGTTATTATCGGTTGTATGGAGTTATATAGAGTAATAAAGAGAGATGAGCCGATTAAGGAATTAGGGCATAAAATTGATGGGATGAAAGAATATGTTACTAGGCTTGAAGAGGAATTAAAAGAAACGGGTGCTGTACATCGGACTATATATGTGATGCATCATGAGATGCATGCATTAAGACAAAGAGAACGGGAAAAAGAGTTACAAATAGGTGAACTTCAAAAAATGGAAGTGTTAGAGTATCTTTTACCGAAGTTCGAACCGTTAGATTATGTTCCATATGAAGATGAAAAAGATGAGTATACAATTCACATAAGGGAAGCATTTGAAGCGTCAGAAAGAAAATTAAATGAATGGAAAACAGAAAAGGAACAACAAGAAAACTATTATAAAGTGGATGTGAAAACGAAATGGACAGTATTTGCTTGTTATATCGGATTAATGGCTATACTCGGTTACACAGCTTATGAAGGATATATTGTTTTACAAGATTATTTGCCAACGAGAAATGTATAG
- the hmpA gene encoding NO-inducible flavohemoprotein, with protein sequence MLSAKTIEIVKSTVPLLQEKGVEITTRFYQILFSEHPELLNIFNHTNQKKGRQQQALANAVYAAATYIDNLEAIIPVVKQIGHKHRSLGIKAEHYPIVGTCLLRAIKEVAGAPDEVLNAWGEAYGVIADAFISIEAEMYEEAAHKEGGWKDFRKFVIVKKVKESDVITSFYLKPEDGGKVSSFIPGQYVTVQINIEGETYTHNRQYSLSDAPGKEYYRISVKKEKSVDTPDGKVSNYLHEHVKEGDVLPVSAPAGDFVLNMDSTLPVVLISGGVGVTPMMSMLNTLIEQDSKRNVYFVHAAINSNTHAMKEHVKAVENEYEQVKAYTCYSAPTEKDLEMKNFDKEGYIESEWLKTIIPTTEAEFYFCGPVAFMKHINAALTDLGVKQEHIHYEFFGPATSLQ encoded by the coding sequence ATGTTAAGTGCAAAAACAATTGAAATCGTAAAGTCAACAGTACCATTATTACAAGAAAAAGGTGTTGAAATTACAACGAGATTCTATCAAATTTTATTTTCGGAACATCCGGAGTTGTTGAATATTTTCAACCATACGAATCAGAAAAAGGGAAGACAACAACAAGCGTTAGCGAATGCTGTTTATGCAGCTGCAACGTACATTGATAATTTAGAAGCAATTATTCCAGTTGTAAAACAAATTGGTCATAAGCATAGAAGTTTAGGGATTAAAGCTGAGCATTATCCGATTGTAGGTACATGTTTACTACGTGCCATTAAAGAGGTCGCAGGTGCACCTGATGAAGTTTTAAATGCATGGGGAGAAGCATATGGTGTCATTGCTGATGCATTCATTAGCATTGAAGCAGAGATGTATGAAGAAGCTGCACATAAAGAAGGTGGATGGAAAGACTTCCGCAAATTTGTGATTGTTAAAAAAGTGAAGGAAAGCGATGTTATTACGTCATTTTATTTGAAACCTGAAGATGGAGGGAAAGTTTCTTCATTCATCCCAGGTCAATATGTAACGGTTCAAATCAATATTGAAGGTGAGACATATACACATAATCGTCAATACAGTTTATCCGACGCTCCTGGGAAAGAATATTATCGTATTAGTGTAAAAAAAGAAAAAAGTGTAGATACACCAGACGGTAAAGTGTCTAATTACTTACATGAACATGTAAAAGAAGGAGATGTTTTACCAGTAAGTGCACCAGCAGGAGATTTCGTGTTAAATATGGATTCAACATTACCAGTTGTACTAATTAGTGGTGGAGTAGGGGTTACACCGATGATGAGTATGTTAAATACGTTAATTGAACAAGATTCAAAACGTAATGTATATTTTGTTCATGCAGCAATAAATAGTAATACACATGCAATGAAAGAACACGTTAAGGCAGTAGAAAATGAATATGAACAAGTTAAAGCATATACTTGTTATTCTGCACCGACTGAAAAAGATTTAGAAATGAAGAACTTTGATAAAGAAGGTTACATTGAAAGTGAGTGGTTAAAAACTATTATTCCGACAACTGAAGCAGAATTTTATTTCTGTGGTCCAGTAGCATTTATGAAGCATATAAATGCTGCACTAACTGATTTAGGTGTGAAACAAGAGCATATTCATTATGAATTTTTCGGCCCAGCAACAAGCTTACAATAA
- a CDS encoding Crp/Fnr family transcriptional regulator, which produces MILHKGDVLFRQGEDGPLYFIKTGLLKVVRLEEDGTPFLFNIIVPGETIPHHSLISPKEYHGTAIALIKTEVEPITSNEWYERLQANPESYANIAMQLQSKLRMMQQRIDQLTTVSPKERLHRLQEWFTLYLGDIPIYEILTQTEIGQLIGIRRETVNRLLREQIKNEVK; this is translated from the coding sequence TTGATTCTACACAAAGGAGATGTACTATTCCGTCAAGGCGAGGACGGTCCTTTATACTTTATAAAAACAGGCTTATTAAAAGTAGTTCGGCTAGAAGAAGACGGAACACCATTTTTATTCAACATTATCGTTCCAGGTGAAACGATACCTCATCATTCTTTAATTTCGCCGAAAGAATATCACGGTACAGCTATCGCTTTAATAAAAACAGAAGTGGAACCGATCACTAGTAATGAATGGTACGAGAGACTTCAAGCAAATCCCGAATCGTATGCTAACATCGCTATGCAATTGCAATCTAAATTAAGAATGATGCAACAACGAATTGATCAATTGACAACCGTCTCTCCGAAAGAACGTCTTCATCGTTTACAAGAATGGTTCACCCTATATTTAGGTGACATTCCTATATATGAAATATTAACACAAACCGAAATTGGCCAACTGATAGGTATACGCCGTGAAACAGTAAACCGTTTATTACGAGAACAAATAAAAAACGAGGTAAAATAA